A single Phytohabitans houttuyneae DNA region contains:
- the rph gene encoding rifamycin-inactivating phosphotransferase, with the protein MTERYVLDLQELDETQVAVAGGKGAHLGELSRIDGIRVPGGFCVTTDAFRLVVADAPSLGDQLDRLARVGPDERDEIRTLSARLRQTLEGVAIPDGVAAAVTGVLVRLGERAAYAVRSSATAEDLPTASFAGQQDTYLNVVGPAAILQHISRCWASLFTERAVTYRIRNGFDHRKVHMAVVVQRMVFPQASGILFTADPVTGNRKVATVDAGFGLGEALVSGLVNPDVFEVRDGEVVSRTVAAKQLAITALPAGGTQVLPVDPQRQEQPALTDEQVVRLVRLGRRIEAHFGRPQDIEWCLVDGDFQIVQSRSITTLFPIPEVGDQENHVFLSVGHQQMMTDAMKPLGLSMWQLTAAAPMHAAGGRLFVDATRGLAAPASRAGLLSVIGRSDPLTTDALETLLDRGDFIPTLPEGTPGRPPVGGAPATIETDPAIVTELIARSEASVADLRRDIRTRTGPALFDFLLEAFQEHKRILSDPLSMQAIMAGMEATWWLNDKLQEWLGETNAADTLTLSAPNNITSEMGLALLDVADAIRPHPEVVAFLRGVEDEGFLDELPKLAGGTEAREAIAAYLDRYGMRCVGEIDITRPRWSERPTTLVPLILDNIKLFEPGAAERRFAQGRQEAQHKQEELLERLRALPDGEQKADETERMIDRVRTFIGYREYPKYNIISRYFVYKQALLEEAERLARANVLADPEDAFYLTFQELHEVARTNQVDADLIRQRKDEFRSYQALTPPRVLTSDGEVLTGAYRRDGVPDGALVGLPVSAGTVEGRARVILDIAQADLEAGDILVTAHTDPSWSPLFVAITGLVTEVGGLMTHGAVIAREYGLPAVVGVMDATRLIRDGQRIRVHGAEGYVEILP; encoded by the coding sequence ATGACCGAGCGGTACGTGCTGGATCTTCAAGAGCTCGACGAGACACAGGTCGCTGTCGCCGGCGGTAAGGGCGCGCACCTGGGGGAGCTGTCGCGGATCGACGGCATCCGCGTGCCGGGCGGCTTCTGCGTGACGACCGACGCCTTCCGGCTGGTCGTGGCGGACGCGCCGTCGCTCGGCGACCAGCTGGATCGCCTGGCGCGCGTGGGCCCGGACGAGCGGGACGAGATTCGCACGCTCAGCGCCCGGCTCCGCCAGACGCTCGAAGGGGTCGCCATCCCCGACGGCGTGGCGGCGGCGGTCACCGGAGTGCTCGTGCGGCTCGGCGAGCGGGCGGCCTACGCGGTGCGGTCCAGCGCGACGGCGGAGGATCTGCCGACCGCGTCGTTCGCGGGCCAGCAGGACACGTATTTGAACGTCGTCGGCCCGGCGGCGATCCTCCAGCACATCAGCCGGTGCTGGGCCTCGCTGTTCACGGAGCGGGCGGTGACCTACCGCATCCGCAACGGCTTCGACCACCGCAAGGTACACATGGCGGTGGTCGTGCAGCGGATGGTCTTCCCGCAGGCGTCCGGCATCCTGTTTACTGCGGACCCCGTCACGGGAAACCGGAAGGTCGCGACGGTGGACGCCGGCTTCGGGCTCGGCGAGGCTTTGGTCTCCGGGCTGGTAAACCCGGACGTCTTCGAGGTGCGCGACGGCGAGGTGGTCAGCCGGACGGTCGCCGCCAAGCAACTGGCCATCACCGCCCTGCCTGCGGGTGGGACGCAGGTGCTGCCGGTCGACCCGCAGCGGCAGGAGCAGCCGGCGCTGACGGATGAGCAGGTCGTGCGGCTGGTGCGGCTCGGGCGGCGGATCGAGGCGCACTTCGGCCGGCCGCAGGACATCGAGTGGTGCCTCGTCGACGGCGACTTCCAGATCGTCCAGAGCCGGTCGATCACCACGCTGTTTCCCATCCCCGAGGTTGGCGACCAGGAAAACCACGTCTTCCTCTCGGTCGGGCACCAGCAGATGATGACCGACGCGATGAAGCCGCTGGGCCTGTCCATGTGGCAGCTGACCGCCGCGGCGCCGATGCACGCGGCCGGCGGGCGGCTGTTCGTCGACGCCACGAGGGGCCTGGCCGCGCCGGCGAGCCGCGCCGGCCTGCTGAGCGTCATCGGCCGGTCGGATCCGCTGACCACCGACGCGCTGGAGACCCTCCTCGACCGGGGCGACTTCATCCCGACGCTCCCGGAGGGGACTCCCGGCCGGCCACCGGTCGGCGGCGCGCCCGCCACGATCGAGACCGATCCGGCGATCGTCACCGAGCTGATCGCGCGCAGCGAGGCGTCCGTCGCCGACCTGCGGCGGGACATCCGGACCAGGACCGGACCGGCGCTGTTCGACTTCCTGCTGGAGGCCTTCCAGGAGCACAAGCGGATCCTCAGCGACCCGCTGAGCATGCAGGCGATCATGGCGGGGATGGAAGCCACCTGGTGGCTGAACGACAAGCTGCAGGAATGGCTGGGCGAGACGAACGCCGCCGACACGCTCACGCTCTCCGCGCCCAACAACATCACCTCGGAGATGGGACTGGCGCTGCTCGACGTCGCGGACGCGATCCGGCCGCATCCGGAGGTCGTGGCGTTCCTGCGGGGCGTGGAGGACGAGGGCTTTCTGGACGAGCTGCCGAAGCTGGCGGGCGGGACCGAAGCGCGCGAGGCCATCGCCGCCTACCTCGACCGGTACGGCATGCGCTGCGTCGGTGAGATCGACATCACGCGGCCGCGCTGGAGCGAACGTCCCACCACGCTCGTGCCCCTGATCCTCGACAACATCAAGCTCTTCGAGCCGGGCGCCGCCGAGCGGCGCTTCGCGCAGGGGCGGCAGGAGGCGCAGCACAAGCAGGAGGAGCTGCTTGAACGCCTGCGGGCCCTGCCGGACGGCGAGCAGAAAGCCGACGAGACCGAGCGGATGATCGACCGGGTCCGGACGTTCATCGGGTACCGGGAGTACCCGAAATACAACATCATCAGCCGCTACTTCGTGTACAAGCAGGCTCTGCTTGAAGAGGCCGAGCGCCTGGCGCGGGCCAACGTGCTCGCTGACCCGGAGGATGCCTTCTACCTGACGTTTCAGGAGCTTCACGAGGTCGCGCGCACCAACCAGGTGGACGCCGACCTCATCCGGCAGCGCAAGGACGAGTTCCGCTCGTACCAGGCGCTCACCCCGCCCCGGGTGCTCACTTCGGACGGCGAGGTCCTCACCGGCGCGTACCGGCGCGACGGCGTGCCGGACGGTGCGCTTGTCGGCCTGCCCGTGTCCGCCGGGACGGTCGAGGGCCGCGCCCGCGTCATCCTCGACATCGCACAGGCCGACCTCGAAGCGGGCGACATCCTGGTCACAGCGCACACGGACCCGAGCTGGTCACCCCTGTTCGTCGCGATCACGGGGCTGGTGACCGAGGTGGGTGGCCTGATGACCCACGGCGCGGTGATCGCCCGCGAGTACGGATTGCCGGCCGTCGTGGGGGTGATGGACGCGACGCGGCTGATCCGCGACGGGCAGCGGATTCGCGTGCACGGCGCGGAGGGGTACGTCGAGATCCTGCCCTGA
- a CDS encoding cadmium resistance transporter, with translation MDQLIGTVAAAVGVFAGTNVDDLIVLTVLFLTFRTSGKPRPWQIVLGQYTGIGVLVAASAVAALGLSVVPDQWVGLLGLVPIALGVRSLVRTIRARNDGEEPSAVVASGLFSVAAVTVANGADNISVYTPMFRTLGVGDSLVTLAVFMVLVGLWCAAGAWLGGHRRIIAVVERFGHWIVPAVFIAIGTIILVESGVLTR, from the coding sequence GTGGATCAACTCATCGGCACGGTCGCCGCCGCGGTCGGGGTCTTCGCCGGAACCAACGTCGACGACCTCATCGTGCTGACCGTGCTGTTCCTGACGTTCCGCACCAGCGGCAAGCCCCGCCCGTGGCAGATCGTCCTCGGCCAGTACACCGGCATCGGCGTGCTCGTCGCCGCGTCGGCCGTCGCCGCGCTCGGCCTGAGCGTCGTTCCCGACCAGTGGGTCGGGCTGCTCGGCCTCGTCCCAATCGCGCTGGGCGTCCGGAGTCTTGTCCGCACGATCCGCGCCCGCAACGACGGCGAAGAGCCCTCGGCCGTCGTCGCGTCCGGGCTCTTCTCCGTCGCCGCGGTCACCGTCGCCAACGGTGCCGACAACATCTCCGTCTACACGCCGATGTTCCGGACTCTCGGCGTTGGCGACAGCCTCGTCACGCTGGCCGTGTTCATGGTCCTTGTCGGACTCTGGTGCGCGGCGGGAGCCTGGCTGGGCGGCCACCGGCGCATCATCGCCGTGGTGGAGCGCTTCGGCCATTGGATCGTCCCGGCCGTGTTCATCGCGATCGGGACGATCATCCTGGTCGAGTCCGGTGTCCTGACGCGATAG
- a CDS encoding iron-containing alcohol dehydrogenase, translating to MLETVRGPRQLIVGEGVAQNIPRVVAECGSRVLIVTDRVLLGQPGVAEIVAAVREKVRVVKVFADATPDVPLADVDLAVSVAAEVDADVILAIGGGTVIDLAKIVGVIRRHGGTPRDFYGESKVPGPTIPLVAVPTTSGTGSELTPVSVLTDPDRELKVGVSSVHIVPDFAIVDPELTYTCPATVTAHSGIDAFCHAVESYTARPRPHGPRDPVEQVFLGRNPITDHYALLAAERIARSLRRAVRDGGDTDARADMSYGSMLAGLAFSHAGNAAPHAFQYLIGAATHTPHGLGVGLLLPYALDAVRDAIGDRLTALARVCGLDVTDASDAEGADTFLTWLDGLLADIGIPATLADIGVARADLPRFAEMASGITRLIQNHPGPTDTASLTAILEAAWTGDRTRHVLTPSRDSDAPFT from the coding sequence ATGCTTGAGACCGTCCGCGGACCACGCCAGCTGATAGTGGGCGAGGGCGTCGCGCAGAACATCCCCCGAGTGGTGGCCGAGTGTGGCTCGCGGGTCCTCATCGTGACCGACCGGGTACTTCTGGGGCAGCCGGGCGTGGCCGAGATCGTGGCCGCCGTGCGGGAGAAGGTCAGGGTCGTCAAGGTGTTTGCCGACGCGACTCCGGACGTGCCACTAGCCGATGTCGACCTGGCCGTCTCGGTCGCCGCGGAGGTGGACGCCGACGTGATCCTCGCCATCGGGGGTGGCACGGTGATCGACCTCGCCAAAATCGTCGGCGTCATCCGGCGCCACGGTGGGACGCCGCGCGACTTCTACGGCGAGTCGAAGGTGCCGGGGCCGACGATTCCTCTCGTCGCGGTCCCGACGACGTCAGGCACCGGCTCCGAGCTCACGCCGGTCTCCGTGCTGACCGACCCGGACCGCGAGCTGAAGGTGGGGGTCTCCAGCGTCCACATCGTGCCCGACTTCGCCATCGTCGACCCCGAGCTCACCTACACCTGCCCTGCGACCGTCACCGCCCACTCCGGCATCGACGCGTTTTGCCACGCGGTGGAGAGCTACACCGCGCGACCCCGGCCCCACGGACCGCGCGACCCGGTGGAGCAGGTCTTCCTCGGCCGCAACCCGATCACCGATCACTACGCGCTCCTGGCCGCGGAGCGGATCGCCCGCAGCTTGCGCCGTGCCGTCAGGGACGGAGGCGACACGGACGCGCGCGCGGACATGTCCTACGGGTCCATGCTCGCCGGGCTCGCGTTTTCCCACGCGGGCAACGCGGCCCCGCACGCTTTCCAGTACCTCATCGGCGCAGCCACCCACACGCCGCACGGCCTGGGCGTCGGGCTGCTGCTGCCCTACGCGCTGGACGCGGTCAGGGACGCCATCGGCGACCGGTTGACCGCCCTCGCCCGGGTGTGCGGGCTCGACGTGACCGACGCCTCGGACGCCGAGGGCGCGGATACGTTCCTCACCTGGCTCGACGGGCTCCTTGCCGACATCGGCATCCCCGCCACCTTGGCGGACATCGGCGTGGCGCGCGCCGACCTCCCGCGCTTCGCAGAGATGGCCAGCGGCATCACCCGCTTGATCCAGAACCATCCAGGCCCGACCGACACCGCCAGCCTGACCGCGATCCTCGAAGCGGCCTGGACCGGGGACCGGACCCGGCACGTCCTGACCCCGAGCAGGGATAGTGACGCGCCTTTCACATGA